A genome region from Chengkuizengella sp. SCS-71B includes the following:
- a CDS encoding LacI family DNA-binding transcriptional regulator, translated as MSATIHDVARKAGVSISTVSRVVNNPSSVRLEKRKKVLEAIKELNYEPNPFAAGLRDNRTMTIAAIIPDISNPFYSSLFRGIEDAARMKKNNVIICNTEQDDERFREYMLYFKKKKIDGVIFTSAVISDYVYESFQDLNKPAVLAATKSEDRNLPYVKVNDFQASYDATKFLIKNGHHSIGMISGSLSDPIAGKPRHDGFFEALKDENIPFSDQSVSFGNLDFDSGYEAMSKLYAQKPEITAVFAASDLMALGAMSFLQERNIQIPKHISIVGFDNIDFSRMVSPPLTTVSQPIYDIGKSAAALLFQYIEEKQPPESIYLKHELIIRHTVFNKN; from the coding sequence TTGTCAGCTACAATACATGATGTCGCCAGAAAAGCAGGTGTATCTATTTCTACTGTTTCAAGGGTTGTTAATAATCCATCTTCAGTTAGACTTGAAAAACGTAAAAAAGTGTTAGAAGCCATCAAAGAATTAAATTATGAACCTAACCCCTTCGCAGCAGGGCTAAGGGACAACAGAACAATGACTATTGCAGCTATTATTCCCGATATATCCAATCCATTTTATTCTTCGCTTTTTCGAGGCATTGAAGATGCAGCAAGAATGAAAAAAAACAATGTCATCATTTGCAATACAGAGCAGGATGATGAGCGTTTTCGAGAATATATGTTGTACTTTAAAAAGAAAAAAATTGATGGTGTTATTTTTACTAGTGCCGTAATTAGTGACTATGTATATGAATCATTTCAGGATTTAAACAAACCAGCTGTACTTGCAGCAACAAAAAGTGAGGACCGTAATTTACCATATGTGAAAGTAAATGATTTTCAAGCTAGTTATGATGCAACTAAATTTTTAATAAAAAATGGTCATCATTCTATAGGAATGATCAGTGGCTCTTTAAGTGACCCCATTGCTGGAAAACCAAGACATGATGGTTTTTTTGAAGCATTGAAAGATGAAAATATTCCTTTTTCTGATCAATCTGTTTCCTTTGGCAATTTAGATTTTGATAGTGGATATGAAGCTATGAGTAAGCTTTATGCTCAAAAACCTGAAATCACAGCAGTGTTTGCAGCATCTGATTTAATGGCTCTGGGTGCGATGTCATTTCTACAAGAAAGAAACATACAAATTCCAAAACACATCTCCATCGTCGGATTTGATAATATTGATTTTTCACGTATGGTATCTCCACCATTAACTACTGTTTCTCAGCCTATTTATGATATTGGGAAAAGTGCAGCAGCTTTATTATTTCAATATATAGAAGAAAAACAGCCTCCTGAAAGTATATATTTGAAACATGAGTTAATCATTAGGCATACTGTATTTAATAAGAATTAG
- the rsgA gene encoding ribosome small subunit-dependent GTPase A, with product MNINKLGWNEYFENEFLPYKEKQFTVGRVALEHKRLYRVYTEIGEVLGEVSGRFRFESTSREDYPAVGDWVVLQQMEGENKAIIHAVLPRTSKFSRKVAGIITEEQIVAANVDTVFIVISLNDDFNMRRIERYLVMVWESGANPVILLSKADLCDDVNEKVSQVESIAIGVPICVISSVEKTGIEQLDPYMNAGQTITLTGSSGVGKSTLVNLLMEEEVQEIQDIRNDDKGKHTTTYRELFVLPNDVIMVDTPGMREFQLWEADDSFDHTFSDIEQLASECHFKDCSHNNEPKCAVKIAIQDGILEASRYESYLKLKKELAFLERKNNKKAQKLEKDKWKKIAGDRTKFNRP from the coding sequence TTGAATATAAACAAATTAGGTTGGAACGAATATTTTGAAAATGAATTTTTACCATATAAGGAAAAACAATTTACAGTTGGTCGTGTGGCATTAGAACACAAACGTTTATACAGAGTATATACGGAAATCGGAGAGGTATTAGGAGAAGTATCAGGGAGATTTAGATTTGAATCCACTTCACGAGAAGATTATCCTGCTGTTGGTGATTGGGTTGTCCTTCAACAAATGGAAGGGGAAAACAAAGCGATCATCCATGCGGTTTTACCACGAACAAGTAAGTTCTCAAGAAAAGTAGCAGGTATCATAACAGAGGAACAAATCGTGGCAGCGAATGTAGACACAGTTTTTATCGTAATTTCTTTAAATGACGATTTTAATATGAGAAGAATTGAAAGATATTTAGTCATGGTATGGGAAAGTGGTGCAAATCCTGTGATATTGTTAAGTAAAGCGGATTTATGTGATGATGTTAATGAAAAAGTATCCCAAGTTGAATCGATTGCGATTGGAGTTCCCATTTGTGTCATTAGTTCAGTAGAAAAAACAGGAATTGAACAACTAGATCCCTATATGAATGCAGGACAAACGATTACGCTTACAGGTTCATCTGGTGTAGGTAAATCTACTTTAGTAAATTTATTAATGGAAGAAGAAGTGCAAGAGATTCAAGATATAAGAAATGATGATAAGGGTAAACATACAACAACATATCGAGAACTCTTTGTATTGCCGAATGATGTGATCATGGTGGATACCCCTGGAATGAGAGAATTTCAACTTTGGGAAGCAGATGATAGCTTTGACCATACTTTCTCAGATATTGAACAATTAGCAAGTGAGTGTCATTTTAAAGACTGCTCTCACAATAATGAACCGAAATGTGCAGTTAAAATAGCAATCCAAGATGGCATTCTAGAAGCTTCGCGATATGAAAGCTACTTAAAACTGAAAAAAGAACTTGCATTTTTGGAAAGAAAAAATAATAAAAAAGCTCAGAAACTTGAAAAAGACAAGTGGAAAAAAATAGCTGGCGATCGTACAAAATTTAATCGTCCGTAA
- a CDS encoding sugar ABC transporter permease produces the protein MRFVKKYWLEILMVLPLFAYLIYFTFIPVFQTMQISFIDDKSKQVSLINYESLFSHIDFNSALFNTIFITIIGITVQIVIALVIALILKRKFFGRGFFRTIMLIPMGVPTLVSGVTLLFVFGQTGYFNELLFRLGIVSTQPYWLGGGFESLAVIIFADMWKVLPLTILLLLAGLESIGEDVYEASSIDGANGWKKFWHITLPLLKPSITMAIILRAIDSFRIFELPLVMTGKNVPVLSTFAYEAFQRNQYGLSGAAAVILLFIIIIFILLYFFIVERKEARENR, from the coding sequence GTGAGATTTGTAAAGAAGTACTGGTTGGAAATATTGATGGTACTTCCGTTGTTCGCTTATTTGATTTATTTTACATTTATACCTGTATTTCAAACGATGCAAATTAGTTTTATTGATGATAAAAGCAAGCAAGTTTCATTGATAAATTATGAATCCCTTTTCTCTCATATTGATTTTAACAGCGCTTTGTTTAACACTATTTTCATTACTATCATTGGCATTACTGTGCAGATTGTAATCGCTTTAGTCATTGCTTTGATTTTAAAAAGAAAATTTTTTGGTAGAGGTTTTTTTAGAACTATTATGTTGATTCCGATGGGGGTACCTACTCTTGTTTCAGGTGTAACTCTTCTTTTTGTATTTGGTCAGACAGGTTACTTCAATGAATTGTTATTTCGCTTAGGTATAGTAAGCACCCAACCTTATTGGCTAGGTGGAGGGTTTGAATCATTAGCAGTTATCATTTTTGCAGATATGTGGAAGGTTTTGCCTCTAACCATTCTACTTTTACTAGCTGGATTAGAAAGTATAGGAGAAGATGTTTATGAAGCGTCTTCTATAGATGGAGCAAATGGTTGGAAAAAATTTTGGCATATCACTTTACCGTTACTAAAACCATCGATTACGATGGCAATTATTTTAAGAGCTATTGATTCTTTTAGAATATTTGAATTGCCACTTGTCATGACAGGAAAAAATGTACCTGTGTTATCGACCTTTGCTTATGAAGCTTTTCAAAGAAATCAATATGGATTGTCAGGAGCAGCTGCAGTTATTTTATTATTTATTATTATCATATTTATTTTACTTTATTTCTTTATAGTAGAAAGGAAGGAAGCGAGGGAAAATAGATGA
- a CDS encoding GNAT family N-acetyltransferase — MKVKVVENDQELQDAYKVRMDVFVEEQKVPPEIEIDEFEDESTHVIIYDEGKPIATGRIREADGYGKLERICVLKSHRKFGLGKLIMDELETVGHKMDLKQFKLNAQTQAESFYEKQGYKTVSGEFLDANIPHVTMVKT, encoded by the coding sequence ATGAAAGTAAAAGTTGTAGAAAATGATCAAGAACTTCAAGATGCATATAAAGTACGAATGGATGTATTTGTTGAAGAACAGAAAGTACCACCAGAAATTGAGATAGATGAATTCGAGGATGAGTCTACACATGTAATTATTTATGATGAAGGAAAACCTATAGCTACTGGACGCATTCGAGAAGCAGATGGTTATGGAAAATTAGAACGAATATGTGTTTTAAAAAGTCACCGTAAATTTGGGTTAGGTAAACTGATTATGGATGAGTTAGAGACTGTAGGGCATAAGATGGATTTAAAACAATTTAAGTTAAATGCACAAACTCAAGCAGAATCTTTTTACGAAAAACAAGGTTATAAAACAGTATCTGGAGAGTTTTTAGATGCAAATATACCACATGTGACGATGGTGAAAACATAA
- a CDS encoding SDR family oxidoreductase, which yields MKRLDGQLALVTGSSRGIGARVAEGLADRGCDVIVHGRKIENTLHMKKMIEAKGVKVYSVEGELSTLEGVNHIIQQVKEIGHIDILYNNAGLSNIYKPIFEYTMEDWQEIMQVNVFSLTLLCNAFAPAMKEKGYGRIVNVSSGIQDQPHLVAYSVSKAAVDKYTKDLSFELKDVNVKVSYIDPGWIKTDLGGPNAENDLSSVLPGMLVPVLLDKESATGQGFRAQDYRGKEIY from the coding sequence ATGAAAAGGTTAGACGGTCAGTTAGCTTTAGTAACGGGATCTAGTCGCGGAATTGGTGCAAGAGTTGCAGAAGGTTTAGCAGATAGAGGATGTGATGTCATTGTTCATGGGAGGAAAATTGAAAATACATTACATATGAAAAAAATGATCGAAGCTAAAGGAGTAAAGGTTTATTCAGTAGAAGGTGAATTATCTACTCTCGAAGGTGTCAATCATATTATTCAACAGGTAAAAGAAATAGGTCATATTGATATTTTATACAATAATGCTGGACTTAGTAATATATATAAACCCATTTTTGAATATACAATGGAAGATTGGCAAGAGATTATGCAGGTGAATGTATTTAGTTTAACATTATTATGTAATGCATTTGCTCCTGCCATGAAAGAAAAAGGGTATGGGCGAATTGTGAATGTAAGCTCTGGTATTCAAGATCAACCCCATTTAGTAGCGTATAGTGTATCAAAAGCAGCAGTGGATAAATATACGAAGGATTTATCCTTTGAACTTAAAGATGTAAATGTAAAAGTTAGTTATATTGACCCCGGTTGGATTAAAACTGATTTAGGTGGACCCAATGCGGAAAATGATTTAAGTAGTGTTCTGCCAGGTATGTTAGTACCAGTTTTATTGGATAAAGAGTCTGCTACGGGACAAGGTTTTCGTGCACAGGATTATAGAGGCAAAGAAATTTATTAA
- a CDS encoding ISAs1 family transposase has protein sequence MEDPRSGNRKEHKLIDILTIAVTATICGANKWTEMEEFGCAKQDWFSSFLELPNGIPSHDTFGRVFSMICSNTFEKCFMLWVQEVIEKIEGVVAIDGKSVRRSHGKTQGKRAIHLVSAWATENGMALVQQKVDEKSNEITAIPKILDSLVL, from the coding sequence TTGGAAGACCCTCGATCAGGAAATCGAAAAGAACATAAGTTAATAGATATTTTAACAATTGCCGTAACCGCGACGATTTGTGGTGCCAACAAGTGGACGGAGATGGAAGAGTTCGGGTGCGCGAAACAGGATTGGTTCTCGTCTTTCTTGGAACTTCCAAATGGTATTCCATCACATGATACTTTCGGACGTGTATTTTCAATGATTTGCTCCAATACCTTTGAAAAATGTTTCATGTTATGGGTTCAAGAGGTCATCGAAAAAATTGAAGGTGTGGTTGCCATTGATGGTAAATCTGTTCGTCGCTCTCACGGTAAGACACAAGGAAAGAGAGCGATCCATCTTGTAAGTGCCTGGGCGACGGAAAACGGAATGGCACTTGTGCAACAGAAAGTAGATGAAAAATCTAATGAAATTACAGCCATTCCAAAAATACTAGATAGCCTTGTGCTGTAA
- a CDS encoding alpha-glucosidase, whose translation MKKTWWKEAVVYQVYWRSFYDSNGDGFGDLQGLIKKLDYIENLGVDVIWLNPIYESPDVDNGYDISNYFDITPRAGSMEIWDLLLNEVHNRGMKLIMDLVVNHTSYEHPWFIESRSSLTNEKRDWYIWKDPKNGQEPNNWRSYFTPSVWEFDELTNQYYMHSFAIQQPDLNWNNPKVREAIYDMMRFWLDKGIDGFRMDVINLLAKPKDFSNVENPENIQYLGNNPGIHEYLREMNDKVLKHYDIMTVGEVPFVTPEMGQQYVAEENKELNTLFHFQVADDMPTWDTVKYKSIQKEWYEALKDSGWNSQFLNNHDHTRQVTRYGNDQKYRVESAKLLATMLHTLPGIPYIFQGEEIGMTGVNYETIEEYKDIAMINKYKEEVNKGKNPKDVIHALKLLSRDNSRTPVQWDDTKNAGFTNGIPWINVNPNYKQINVKSTLKDPNSIYYYYQKLISLRKKYEIMVYGEYEDLLPEDKHLYVYTRKKENKVWMVILNHSDHHQMFRFPAPYQNIKKNLIINNYQDAEVVLENDEIELRPHEALVYHIF comes from the coding sequence ATGAAAAAAACTTGGTGGAAAGAGGCTGTTGTATATCAAGTTTACTGGAGAAGTTTTTATGACTCCAATGGAGACGGTTTTGGTGATTTACAAGGTCTCATAAAAAAATTAGACTACATTGAAAATCTTGGAGTTGACGTCATCTGGTTAAACCCTATCTATGAATCACCTGATGTTGACAATGGTTATGATATAAGTAATTATTTTGACATTACACCACGTGCAGGATCTATGGAAATATGGGACCTGCTTTTAAATGAGGTTCACAATAGAGGGATGAAATTAATCATGGATTTAGTTGTAAATCATACCTCTTATGAACATCCATGGTTTATTGAATCACGTTCTTCTTTAACAAATGAGAAACGAGATTGGTACATTTGGAAAGATCCAAAAAATGGTCAAGAGCCAAACAATTGGCGTTCTTATTTTACACCTTCTGTATGGGAGTTTGATGAATTAACAAATCAATATTATATGCATTCCTTTGCCATCCAACAACCTGATTTAAATTGGAACAATCCAAAGGTTCGTGAGGCTATCTATGACATGATGAGATTTTGGCTGGATAAAGGGATAGATGGGTTTAGAATGGATGTGATAAACTTACTTGCTAAACCAAAAGATTTTTCCAATGTTGAAAACCCAGAAAACATTCAATACCTTGGAAATAACCCAGGTATCCATGAGTATTTACGTGAAATGAATGATAAAGTATTAAAACATTACGACATTATGACAGTTGGAGAAGTTCCTTTTGTCACTCCTGAGATGGGACAACAATATGTTGCAGAGGAAAATAAAGAATTAAATACTTTATTTCACTTTCAAGTTGCAGATGATATGCCTACATGGGACACGGTGAAATACAAATCAATTCAAAAAGAGTGGTATGAAGCATTAAAAGATTCGGGATGGAATTCGCAATTTTTAAATAATCATGACCATACAAGACAAGTTACGAGATACGGTAATGATCAAAAATATAGAGTGGAGTCAGCAAAGTTGTTAGCAACAATGCTCCATACATTGCCTGGAATACCTTATATATTTCAAGGTGAAGAAATAGGCATGACAGGAGTTAATTATGAAACAATTGAAGAATATAAAGATATTGCGATGATAAATAAATACAAAGAAGAAGTGAACAAAGGGAAAAACCCTAAAGATGTAATCCATGCTTTAAAACTTCTGAGCAGAGATAATTCACGTACACCTGTTCAGTGGGATGATACAAAAAATGCTGGTTTTACAAATGGAATCCCTTGGATTAATGTCAATCCAAATTATAAACAAATTAATGTAAAATCAACTTTAAAAGATCCAAATTCCATTTATTATTATTATCAAAAACTCATTTCTCTCAGAAAAAAGTATGAAATTATGGTTTATGGAGAATATGAGGATTTACTGCCAGAAGACAAGCATTTATACGTGTATACAAGAAAGAAGGAAAACAAAGTATGGATGGTCATTCTAAATCATTCTGATCATCATCAAATGTTCAGATTTCCTGCACCTTATCAGAATATAAAGAAAAATCTAATCATCAACAATTACCAAGATGCAGAAGTTGTTTTAGAGAATGACGAAATAGAATTAAGACCACATGAAGCTTTGGTCTATCATATATTTTGA
- a CDS encoding beta-propeller fold lactonase family protein, translating into MGFVYVVNANDATVSVIATSTNSVIATVPVGDDPFAIEITPDGKFVYVVNEFSDNTVSVIATSTNSVIATVPVGDDPEALEITPDGKFVYVVNAIDDTVSVIATSTNSVIATVPVGLFPGAIVTTPDGKFVCVANRDDATVSVIATSTNSVIATVPVGLFPFAIVTTPDGKFVYVANANDNTVSVIGTSTNSVIATVPVGNDPNAIEITPDGKFVYVANEDDATVSVIATSTNSVIATIDVGNLDFQVGMMITPDGKFVYIANEDDATVSVIATSTNSVIATVPVGDDPEALEITPDGKFVYVANRGDDTVSVIGTSTNSVIATVPVGDDPFAIVITPK; encoded by the coding sequence ATGGGGTTTGTTTATGTTGTAAATGCAAATGACGCTACCGTATCCGTAATTGCAACCAGTACGAATAGTGTAATTGCGACCGTTCCTGTTGGGGATGATCCATTTGCCATAGAGATCACGCCGGATGGGAAATTTGTGTATGTTGTAAATGAATTTAGCGATAATACCGTATCCGTGATTGCGACCAGTACGAATAGTGTGATTGCGACTGTTCCTGTTGGGGATGATCCAGAGGCATTAGAGATCACGCCGGATGGGAAATTTGTGTATGTTGTAAATGCAATTGACGATACCGTATCTGTGATTGCGACCAGTACGAATAGTGTGATTGCGACTGTTCCTGTTGGGCTTTTTCCAGGTGCCATAGTGACCACGCCGGATGGGAAATTTGTTTGTGTTGCAAATAGAGATGACGCTACCGTATCCGTGATTGCGACCAGTACGAATAGTGTGATTGCGACCGTTCCTGTTGGGCTTTTTCCATTTGCCATAGTGACCACACCGGATGGAAAATTTGTTTATGTTGCAAATGCAAATGACAATACCGTATCCGTGATTGGTACCAGTACGAATAGTGTAATTGCGACCGTTCCTGTTGGGAATGATCCAAATGCCATAGAGATCACGCCGGATGGGAAATTCGTTTATGTTGCAAATGAAGATGACGCTACCGTATCCGTGATTGCGACCAGTACGAATAGTGTGATTGCAACAATAGACGTTGGAAATTTAGATTTCCAAGTAGGTATGATGATTACGCCGGATGGGAAATTTGTGTATATTGCAAATGAAGATGACGCTACCGTATCCGTGATTGCGACCAGTACGAATAGTGTGATTGCGACCGTTCCTGTTGGGGATGATCCAGAGGCATTAGAGATCACGCCGGATGGGAAATTTGTTTATGTTGCAAATAGAGGTGATGATACCGTATCCGTGATTGGTACCAGTACGAATAGTGTAATTGCGACCGTTCCTGTTGGGGATGATCCATTTGCCATAGTGATCACGCCAAAATAA
- a CDS encoding DMT family transporter, translated as MNNSKPFPVPLWIILLIGIIAISFSSIFIRWSDAPVSVMAMYRLYFTNLFMMPFVMKYWNEIKTLSKHDWFYLSLSGLLLGLHFLLWMGSLRFTSVANSTAIVALEPIFVLIGSFLFFKIRTNIVSVVGMFIAVLGAALIGWGDFRVSSEAFFGDLLALLGAIAVALHMLIGKQLLRKMSNYVYSFIVFLAAAFSLHIYNLILGYSLFNYASIDWGIFILLAIVPTVFGHLLFNWLLKYMNATTVSMSILGEPLGAALLAYFLLNEHISIQQAFAGLILLFGVWLFIKFNVKDQSKILNQ; from the coding sequence ATGAACAACTCTAAACCATTCCCCGTTCCACTTTGGATTATTTTACTCATTGGAATTATAGCTATTTCTTTTTCCTCTATCTTCATTCGATGGTCCGATGCACCCGTATCTGTTATGGCAATGTATCGCTTATATTTTACTAACCTATTCATGATGCCATTCGTAATGAAATACTGGAACGAAATTAAGACGCTCTCCAAACATGACTGGTTTTATTTATCTTTATCTGGTCTTTTATTAGGATTACATTTTTTATTGTGGATGGGTTCTTTAAGATTTACATCTGTAGCAAATTCAACAGCAATAGTAGCATTAGAACCTATATTTGTGCTCATTGGCTCTTTTCTATTTTTCAAAATAAGAACAAATATTGTATCAGTGGTTGGTATGTTTATCGCAGTTCTAGGTGCAGCTTTAATTGGGTGGGGAGATTTTAGAGTTTCTTCAGAAGCATTCTTTGGAGATCTATTAGCTTTGTTAGGAGCAATTGCAGTTGCATTACATATGCTTATTGGAAAACAATTACTACGCAAAATGTCCAATTATGTTTATAGTTTCATTGTATTTTTAGCAGCAGCTTTTTCACTTCATATTTATAATTTAATTTTAGGATATTCTTTATTTAATTATGCTTCAATAGATTGGGGAATTTTTATCCTATTGGCTATCGTACCAACAGTATTTGGCCATTTACTATTTAATTGGTTATTAAAATATATGAATGCCACAACTGTATCTATGTCTATATTAGGGGAACCTTTAGGAGCAGCTTTACTTGCATATTTCCTGCTGAATGAACATATTTCTATTCAACAAGCTTTTGCTGGACTTATATTATTATTTGGAGTTTGGTTATTCATAAAGTTTAACGTTAAAGATCAATCTAAAATATTAAATCAATAA
- a CDS encoding DUF5643 domain-containing protein, with protein sequence MEREKYRKSIIIFSICFLIATIITIWKLPMFFVEESNRNEINELIQLEKGLLTAVEHNFIQKIEKSDEQEGIIITIDSIIIDEAKMIVFYSMEGVKDYKRVFSNSVELLKTNGESYGAGSTYGSPVHNDEQSNIIYDRIDFYFIDENIPEDMILKLKLEVGDNLSESKELVSTWSIPFQVDKKQFENKNRFYLINQTAQIEEQSITFHELIIYPTRSELRVSFDDNNSKKIFGLEDLRITDNLGNVWGTVNRGFSGTYLNENEHLLYLESNYFEYPKELFIDVSTIRALDKNAMQFQVELTQNDEIKTSNDNIELSSIKDSDEVLSLDFTITRSDSLLLNKSMYTKIESDFIDASGKMYKVESTGDYVSDENTEKFLVNIPKLEYSYPLTFTLTDFPSTIDGEVRIKIK encoded by the coding sequence ATGGAGAGAGAGAAATACAGAAAATCAATAATTATCTTTAGCATTTGTTTTTTAATAGCTACAATCATCACAATTTGGAAGCTTCCAATGTTTTTTGTGGAAGAATCTAATAGAAATGAAATTAACGAACTAATCCAACTCGAAAAAGGATTATTAACTGCAGTCGAACATAATTTTATTCAAAAGATCGAAAAATCAGATGAACAAGAAGGAATAATAATCACAATAGACTCAATTATTATTGATGAAGCTAAAATGATTGTTTTTTATTCTATGGAGGGTGTAAAGGACTATAAAAGGGTTTTTTCTAATTCTGTAGAATTATTGAAAACAAATGGTGAATCGTATGGTGCTGGAAGTACATATGGTTCTCCTGTTCATAATGATGAACAATCCAATATAATTTATGATCGAATTGATTTTTATTTTATTGATGAAAATATACCTGAAGATATGATCCTAAAGTTAAAATTGGAAGTAGGAGATAACTTATCCGAATCAAAAGAATTAGTGAGCACCTGGTCAATTCCATTTCAAGTGGATAAAAAGCAGTTTGAAAATAAAAATAGGTTTTATTTAATCAACCAAACTGCACAAATAGAGGAACAATCAATTACATTTCATGAATTAATAATTTATCCTACACGCTCCGAGCTCAGGGTTTCTTTTGACGACAATAATTCAAAAAAGATTTTTGGACTAGAAGACCTAAGAATCACAGATAACCTAGGGAATGTATGGGGGACTGTAAACAGAGGCTTTTCAGGCACTTATCTGAATGAAAATGAGCATCTTCTTTATTTAGAAAGCAATTACTTTGAATATCCTAAAGAATTGTTTATTGATGTATCTACAATTCGTGCATTAGATAAAAATGCAATGCAATTTCAAGTGGAACTTACTCAAAATGACGAAATAAAAACGTCAAACGATAATATTGAACTTAGCAGTATTAAAGACAGTGATGAAGTTTTAAGTTTAGATTTTACAATAACAAGAAGTGATTCTTTATTATTAAATAAATCCATGTATACAAAAATAGAATCTGATTTTATAGATGCAAGTGGGAAAATGTATAAAGTTGAGTCCACTGGGGATTATGTAAGTGATGAAAATACTGAGAAATTCTTGGTTAACATTCCAAAGTTAGAATATAGCTACCCGCTTACATTTACACTTACTGATTTTCCTTCCACAATAGATGGAGAAGTTCGGATAAAAATTAAATAA
- a CDS encoding beta-propeller fold lactonase family protein — MGFVYVVNANDATVSVIATSTNSVIATVPVGDSPETIETTPDGKFVYVANLVDATVSVIATSTNSVIATVPVGDEPEALEFTPDGKFVYVVNAIDDTVSVIATSTNSVIATVPVGDFPGAIVTTPDGKFVCVSNRDDATVSVIATSTNSVIATVPVGLFPFAIVTTPDGKFVYVANANDATVSVIATSTNSVIATVPIGNDPNAIEITPDGKFVYIANEDDATVSVIATSTNSVIATIDVGNLDFQVGMMITPDGKFVYIANEDDATVSVIATSTNSVIATVPVGDDPEALEITPDGKFVYVANRGDDTVSVIATSTNSVIATVPVGDDPFAIVITPK, encoded by the coding sequence ATGGGGTTTGTTTATGTTGTAAATGCAAATGACGCTACCGTATCCGTAATTGCAACCAGTACGAATAGTGTAATTGCGACCGTTCCTGTTGGGGATAGTCCAGAGACTATAGAGACCACGCCGGATGGAAAATTTGTTTATGTTGCAAATTTAGTTGACGCTACCGTATCCGTGATTGCGACCAGTACGAATAGTGTGATTGCGACCGTTCCTGTTGGGGATGAACCAGAGGCATTAGAGTTCACGCCGGATGGGAAATTTGTGTATGTTGTAAATGCAATTGACGATACCGTATCTGTGATTGCGACCAGTACAAATAGTGTGATTGCGACTGTTCCTGTTGGGGATTTTCCAGGTGCCATAGTGACCACGCCGGATGGAAAATTTGTTTGTGTTTCAAATAGAGATGACGCTACCGTATCCGTGATTGCGACCAGTACGAATAGTGTGATTGCGACCGTTCCTGTTGGGCTTTTTCCATTTGCCATAGTGACCACACCGGATGGAAAATTTGTGTATGTTGCAAATGCAAATGACGCTACCGTATCCGTGATTGCGACCAGTACGAATAGTGTAATTGCGACCGTTCCTATTGGGAATGATCCAAATGCCATAGAGATCACGCCGGATGGGAAATTTGTGTATATTGCAAATGAAGATGACGCTACCGTATCCGTGATTGCGACCAGTACGAATAGTGTGATTGCAACAATAGACGTTGGAAATTTAGATTTCCAAGTAGGTATGATGATCACGCCGGATGGGAAATTTGTGTATATTGCAAATGAAGATGACGCTACCGTATCCGTGATTGCGACCAGTACGAATAGTGTGATTGCGACCGTTCCTGTTGGGGATGATCCAGAGGCATTAGAGATCACGCCGGATGGGAAATTTGTTTATGTTGCAAATAGAGGTGATGATACCGTATCCGTGATTGCGACCAGTACGAATAGTGTAATTGCGACCGTTCCTGTTGGGGATGATCCATTTGCCATAGTGATCACGCCAAAATAA